One window of the Peromyscus maniculatus bairdii isolate BWxNUB_F1_BW_parent chromosome 18, HU_Pman_BW_mat_3.1, whole genome shotgun sequence genome contains the following:
- the LOC102925559 gene encoding olfactory receptor 6C76-like produces the protein MRNRTSVTYFILLGLTDDPELQVVIFFFLFLTYVLSITGNLTIIILTLLDSHLKTPMYFFLRNFSFLEISFTSVCNPRFLVSILTGDKSISYNACGAQLFFLIFLGSTEFFLLASMSYDRYVAICKPLHYTTIISKKICHQLIISSWLAGFLVIFPPLAMGLELDFCDSNIIDHFTCDSAPLLQISCTDTHTLELMSFILALITLMTTLTLIIVSYIYILITILKFPSSKQRKKAFSTCSSHMIVISISYGSCIFMYVKTSAKAGAALTKGVAVLNTSVAPMLNPFIYTLRNQQVKQAFKDLVRKVFASKTLM, from the coding sequence ATGAGAAACAGAACATCAGTGACATACTTCATCCTCCTGGGTCTGACAGATGATCCTGAGCTTCaggttgtgattttcttttttctgtttctcacatATGTGCTGAGCATTACTGGAAATTTAACCATCATCATACTCACTCTGCTGGATTCCCACCTGAAGACCcccatgtatttcttcctcaGGAATTTCTCCTTCTTGGAAATTTCATTTACTTCTGTCTGTAACCCTAGGTTTTTGGTCAGCATCCTAACTGGAGACAAATCAATCTCCTATAATGCTTGTGGAGCTCAactatttttcttgattttccttGGCTCAACAGAGTTTTTCCTTCTGGCATCCATGTCCTATGATCGCTATGTGGCTATCTGCAAGCCACTCCACTATACAACCATCATCAGTAAAAAGATCTGCCACCAGCTCATCATCAGCTCCTGGCTGGCTGGGTTCCTGGTAATTTTTCCACCATTGGCCATGGGCTTAGAGCTAGATTTCTGTGACTCCAACATTATTGACCACTTCACATGTGACTCTGCTCCTTTGCTCCAAATctcctgcacagacacacacactctagaGCTCATGAGCTTTATATTGGCTTTGATCACGCTTATGACTACTCTGACGTTGATAATTGTCTCTTACATCTATATCCTCATAACTATTCTGAAATTTCCTTCaagcaaacaaaggaaaaaggccttCTCAACCTGCTCCTCACACATGATTGTTATCTCCATATCCTATGGAAGCTGCATCTTCATGTATGTAAAAACATCTGCCAAGGCTGGAGCTGCCTTGACAAAGGGTGTGGCTGTGCTCAACACCTCTGTTGCTCCCATGCTGAATCCTTTTATCTACACTTTAAGGAACCAGCAGGTGAAACAAGCCTTTAAGGATCTTGTGAGAAAGGTATTTGCCTCAAAAACGCTGATGTGA